The following proteins come from a genomic window of Sesamum indicum cultivar Zhongzhi No. 13 linkage group LG10, S_indicum_v1.0, whole genome shotgun sequence:
- the LOC105171988 gene encoding non-specific lipid-transfer protein 2-like, whose amino-acid sequence MAGIIRPMCILLIAAVLAMAVAPRGEAAIGCGTVVSYLNPCLPYVTNKGPLGSCCGGVKGLYGAAQTAQDRQSVCSCLKSLAGSYKDVDLNKAAGLPGQCGVNIPYKISPSTDCSKVN is encoded by the exons ATGGCTGGAATTATCAGGCCAATGTGCATTCTCCTCATTGCCGCCGTCCTGGCCATGGCAGTTGCCCCTCGCGGTGAGGCAGCAATAGGCTGCGGCACGGTGGTTTCATACCTGAATCCATGCCTGCCATATGTAACCAACAAAGGCCCTCTAGGCAGTTGTTGCGGTGGAGTTAAGGGTCTGTATGGCGCAGCCCAGACTGCACAAGATCGTCAAAGCGTGTGCAGCTGCTTGAAGTCTCTCGCTGGCTCATACAAAGATGTCGACCTGAACAAGGCCGCTGGACTCCCTGGACAATGTGGCGTCAACATTCCCTACAAAATTAGCCCTTCCACTGATTGCTCAAA ggtGAACTGA
- the LOC105171989 gene encoding non-specific lipid-transfer protein 2-like: MAGIIRPMCILLIAAVLAMAVAPRGEAAIGCGTVVSYLNPCLPYVTNKGPLGSCCGGVKGLYGAAQTAQDRQSVCSCLKSLAGSYKDVDLNKAAGLPGQCGVNIPYKISPSTDCSKVN; this comes from the exons ATGGCTGGAATTATCAGGCCAATGTGCATTCTCCTCATTGCCGCCGTCCTGGCCATGGCAGTTGCCCCTCGCGGTGAGGCAGCAATAGGCTGCGGCACGGTGGTTTCATACCTGAATCCATGCCTGCCATATGTAACCAACAAAGGCCCTCTAGGCAGTTGTTGCGGTGGAGTTAAGGGTCTGTATGGCGCAGCCCAGACTGCACAAGATCGTCAAAGCGTGTGCAGCTGCTTGAAGTCTCTCGCTGGCTCATACAAAGATGTCGACCTGAACAAGGCCGCTGGACTCCCTGGACAATGTGGCGTCAACATTCCCTACAAGATTAGTCCTTCCACTGATTGCTCAAA ggtGAATTGA
- the LOC105171990 gene encoding non-specific lipid-transfer protein 2-like: MAGIIRPMCILLIAAVLAVAIAPRGEAAIGCGTVVSYLNPCLPYVTNKGPLGSCCGGVKGLYGAAQTTQDRQSVCSCLKSLASSYKDVDLNKAAGLPGQCGVNIPYKISPSTDCSKVN; the protein is encoded by the exons ATGGCTGGAATTATCAGGCCAATGTGCATTCTCCTCATCGCCGCCGTCTTGGCTGTGGCAATTGCCCCTCGCGGCGAGGCGGCTATAGGCTGCGGCACGGTGGTTTCATACCTGAATCCATGCCTGCCATATGTAACCAACAAAGGCCCTCTAGGCAGTTGTTGCGGTGGAGTTAAGGGTCTGTATGGCGCAGCCCAGACTACACAAGATCGTCAAAGCGTGTGCAGCTGCTTGAAATCTCTCGCTAGCTCATACAAAGATGTTGACCTGAACAAGGCTGCTGGACTCCCTGGACAATGTGGCGTCAACATTCCCTACAAGATTAGCCCTTCCACTGATTGCTCAAA ggtGAACTGA